The following coding sequences are from one Synechococcus sp. UW179A window:
- a CDS encoding chromate transporter: MSEISSRSEVESGHQIDPGLRELFVCMMQVAFSAFGGGMSLWSHRIIVERRHWMTSEAFVTGLTVARLFPGPNQINMSVYIGSIFKGVPGSLAATAGIILLPFTLLMLLGLIYFQVSAISEVNRLLAGLAAAAAGMALSMGFKILDVYKKDHLALAIAVIVFVCLQGFKFPLIPVVLVAGAISMSLYWPRGQQR, translated from the coding sequence ATGAGTGAGATCTCCAGCAGGTCAGAGGTGGAGTCTGGTCATCAGATTGATCCAGGTCTTCGCGAGCTTTTTGTTTGCATGATGCAGGTGGCGTTCTCTGCTTTTGGCGGAGGAATGTCTCTCTGGAGTCACCGGATCATTGTTGAGCGACGTCATTGGATGACGTCAGAAGCGTTTGTCACGGGATTGACGGTTGCTCGTCTTTTCCCAGGTCCGAATCAGATCAATATGTCGGTCTATATCGGCTCAATTTTCAAAGGTGTTCCTGGATCTCTGGCGGCGACAGCTGGAATCATTCTTCTACCCTTCACTTTATTGATGCTGTTGGGTCTGATCTACTTTCAGGTCAGTGCAATCTCTGAGGTCAATCGTCTTCTTGCTGGTCTTGCCGCTGCAGCTGCAGGGATGGCTCTGTCTATGGGATTCAAGATATTGGATGTCTATAAAAAAGATCATCTCGCCCTAGCTATTGCGGTCATTGTTTTTGTGTGTCTTCAGGGGTTCAAGTTCCCTTTGATTCCTGTTGTTCTAGTGGCTGGTGCGATTTCGATGAGTTTGTACTGGCCTCGAGGGCAACAGCGATGA
- a CDS encoding chromate transporter — MTAIQTWWQVVITFLKLSLFSIGGGNTLLQAYHREAVETFGWLTNRQFSDLYGLAEAAPGPSSMFVGLLGLGAGWKHGPVWALITGYSAEIAILLPSTVVMLIASVYWNHWRDSPWRMAFERGLGPVTLGILFSVSVTILKTANHSLIAYGLSFMVCFFVLKTKISPLVFIGICGLAGVLGFVR, encoded by the coding sequence ATGACTGCGATTCAAACCTGGTGGCAGGTGGTGATTACCTTCCTGAAGCTCTCTTTGTTTTCCATTGGTGGTGGCAACACGCTCTTGCAGGCTTACCACCGTGAAGCTGTTGAAACCTTCGGCTGGCTGACGAACCGTCAATTCTCTGATCTTTATGGTTTGGCGGAGGCAGCTCCAGGGCCAAGTTCCATGTTTGTGGGTCTTCTTGGTCTTGGAGCGGGCTGGAAGCACGGACCGGTCTGGGCCCTGATCACGGGATACTCCGCAGAGATCGCGATTTTGCTGCCATCCACAGTGGTCATGCTGATTGCATCGGTTTATTGGAATCACTGGCGCGATTCCCCCTGGCGGATGGCTTTTGAACGGGGTCTTGGGCCGGTCACGCTTGGCATTCTGTTTTCTGTGAGCGTTACGATCCTCAAAACAGCCAACCACAGCTTGATCGCCTATGGGCTGTCATTCATGGTGTGCTTCTTCGTTTTGAAGACAAAGATTTCACCATTAGTTTTTATAGGCATCTGTGGCCTTGCTGGTGTGCTGGGTTTCGTGCGTTGA